The Pseudomonas sp. MH9.2 genomic interval GTGTCGGTGTCGACGGCCGAGCCGTTTTCCACCTCGGTTCACATCCCTCATGCAATCCGGCTGGCGCTCGGCTCGGTGAGCATGGACACCCTGCGTGAGGCGCTGATCACCGTGAAGCGGGTGGTGGGGGCCTATACCTGATGCTGGCCGCTGCTCATGGATACAAAAGTGACGTCTGTTTTTGACTGGCAGTACGCAGAGCATTTCGAATGGCTGCAACTGGCCGATTTCTGCCGGTCACGAACGGAAGTAACCGTACAGAAGCTGTCATTCACTGCCCATGTAAAGCCTTGCATGGCCTAGCCGATGATCATCACAAGGCAGTTCATTCATGTCGCCGTGGTCTGGGGAGTCAGCAGAAGCGGCGAGTAGATGAATGTTCTTTTCCTACGCTGTCTAGAATTCCTGACGTAAAGTGCTTTTTGGCCAGTTAATGTCTAGGAAAATAGATGCTATGCGACTCTCCATTCAATCGGATCAAGTGCTCGCCGCCACAGTAGGGGCACACCTTCAAATGCTGCAGTTGAAGAGGAACATCAGCCTTGAGACAGTAGCGGAGAACGCGGCGATCAGCCGGCAGACCCTGCACCTAATGCTCAATCAAGGCAAAGGCACCTTGATCAATCTGATCGCCGTTTTGCGCGCCCTCGGCGAGTTGGAGTGCCTGAGTTCGTTGTTGGAGGCTGATCAGTTGAGCCTCGGTAGAGCATCCCGCTAACTGGTCATTTTGTGAAGTCGTACGTTTAGCTTACTGGGTCGTGCATCTTGCCAAGATCAACGTGGTTGATCTCGTAGACCTATTGCCGCCTGTAGATACCCGGCGGTGCATTCTTAACGAGTTCAGGTTGAGGTTGAGGACCTTTTCTTTTTGGTCGCTCAAAATTACAGCAGGGATAATACACCGGCCGCCAATCCCACATCCCCCAAACTTTTTTTGCCGGGAAAGGGCAACTCCAATACCCCACACCATGTTTATAGTTCTCTTCAACGAAATGTGTTGATTCCTGGTGGCCTGCGATATAAGTCGACAACAGAGACTCGATCGGCCGAATTTCGTCCCCGTAAGCTTTCACATCACAAACGAAGTCAGCAAAACTTTCATAGGTTTCGACTATAGCTTGAATAATAAAATCAGTGGGTTCATCAGATGGAAGCCTGTTTACAGACCTCGCGTTCTTGACAATTCCCAGCCGCCTTTCAATTTTATCTCCCAAACACCTGTCGGATTCAGAATTCCAGATTTTTTGCTCGAAGACTCCTTCTTGATGGATTTTTTCATTTAAGACCGCGAGAACCGCCTCCTCCGAAAGGTGATGAGTGAATGACAGAATGTCCGTAAAAATCTGAGCTTTCTTCAACTCAAATGGATCTGTGTTCAACGTCACAGGGCAGTTTTTTAGATGTCGTCCCTCACAAGCCTTCCACATCACCCCCAGATCATGACCTCCATGGGAAAACTGCTTGTCACAATGCGGGCAACGTTTGACTAGCTCTACATTGTGCTCCGCACAGACTTTCAGCTTAAAACAGTGAGCACGCCGCCAGAAAGAAAATCCTAAGCGCTCAATATCCTCTGCAACACAAACCGGGCAAAAACCTGATGGATTTCTATTTGAATCATAGAAACTTGAATAACTTATATACTCGTTCCTAGAGTAAGAAATATCTTGAATATTCTTAAAAACTGCCGTGAAAGGATAGTTAGTATGCCTATGCAGCATCTTGTTCAAGCCGTAACAGCCAAACCATCCCAGTGCTTCAGCAATTATCGAAACATCTGCTCGTGAGGGGCTTTTTGGAAACTTCCGAAACACTTCCGTGGAAGAGTGTTTTCCTTTAATAAAAAGAGTTCTCTCCACAAAGGAACGCATAGTCTCCTCTGGCTGAATCGCTAGGATCATTTTGGGCTTTCAAACCTTGAGCTACGCCCAGAGCGGGGAGGAGCGGAGGAAAGCGTCGCTAGCTACCGAATCGGAGGGGGCGTAGGCGCCAGCGACAGACTTTATTTAGTTCCGACAGACTTTATTTCGTAGTTTCACGGTTTATCCACCTGTGGATAACTTATTCCACAGTCACTGATTTAGCGAGGTTGCGCGGCTGGTCGACGTCTGTGCCTTTGAGTACGGCCACGTAGTAGGACAGCAGTTGCAGCGGGATGGTGTAGAGAATCGGCGCCAGGGTGTCGACGATATGCGGCATGGCGATGACGTGGGTGCCTACGCCATTGCTCATACCGGCGTGCTCATCAGCGAAGACGATCAATTCACCGCCGCGTGCACGGACTTCTTGCAGGTTGGATTTGAGTTTTTCCAGCAACTCGTTGTTGGGTGCGACGGTCACGACCGGCATGTCGCTGTCGACCAGTGCCAACGGGCCGTGTTTGAGTTCGCCGGCAGGATAAGCTTCCGCGTGAATGTAAGAGATCTCTTTGAGCTTGAGCGCACCTTCCATGGCCACCGGGAACTGCGCGCCACGGCCAAGGAACAAGGTGTGGTGCTTCTCAGCAAACAGCTCTGCGACTTTTTCGACGGTGCTGTCCATGGCCAACGCTTCGCCC includes:
- a CDS encoding TniQ family protein, producing the protein MILAIQPEETMRSFVERTLFIKGKHSSTEVFRKFPKSPSRADVSIIAEALGWFGCYGLNKMLHRHTNYPFTAVFKNIQDISYSRNEYISYSSFYDSNRNPSGFCPVCVAEDIERLGFSFWRRAHCFKLKVCAEHNVELVKRCPHCDKQFSHGGHDLGVMWKACEGRHLKNCPVTLNTDPFELKKAQIFTDILSFTHHLSEEAVLAVLNEKIHQEGVFEQKIWNSESDRCLGDKIERRLGIVKNARSVNRLPSDEPTDFIIQAIVETYESFADFVCDVKAYGDEIRPIESLLSTYIAGHQESTHFVEENYKHGVGYWSCPFPAKKVWGMWDWRPVYYPCCNFERPKRKGPQPQPELVKNAPPGIYRRQ